The window TTCTGCAGCGCCGACACCAGCGTGAACACCTTGTACGTCGACCCGGATCCCGCCGTGGCCGACGTGTTCAGCGGGTTGGACGTGACGTTCGGATCCTTCGTGTTGATGCCGTACTTCCGGCTGACGCCGAAGGCGAGCACGTTGCCGGTCTTGGGCTGGATGATGTCGGTCACCGCAGCCGACTTCTTCCCGGCCCAGACGTCGAACGGCATCGCGCCCTGGACCGAGTTCTGGATCTTCGGGTTGAGCGTCGTGTAGATCTTCAGGCCGCCGGTCTCCAGGCGGTCCTGCGGGAAGCCGGCCGCGGTCAGCGCGGCCTTCGCGTAGTCGCAGAAGAACCCGGCGTTGATGATCTTCGTCGTGGAGTTCGCGCAGTCCTTGCCGCTGGACCTGGGCTTCGGGACGATGTGGACCGCCGACGCCTTGGCCGCCTTGGCCTGCGCGGCGCTGATGTAGCCCAGGCTCTGCATGTCGTTGAGCACCGTGTCGCGGCGGGCCTTCGCGGCCGTCTTCGACTTGTACGGGTCGTACCGGATGGGGCTCTGCACCAGGCCGGCCAGCAGCGCGGCCTCCGGGACCGTCAGCTTGGTCGCCGACTTGCCGAAGTAGGTCCGGGACGCCTTCTCCACGCCGTACGCGCTGGCGCCGAAGTAGGTGATGTTCAGGTAGTTGGTGAGGATCTCGTCCTTGGTCTCTTTGTTCTCCAGCTCCAGCGCGCAGCGGGCCTCGATGAGCTTGCGGCCCGGGCTCTGGTCGATCGCTTCCTTCTGCTCCTCCAGGGTCTTGGCCTGGTAGAGCCGCACGTTCTTGATGTACTGCATGGTCAGCGTCGAACCGCCCTGCACGACCTCGCCGGCCTGCTGGTTCTTCACGACCGCGCGCAGCAGCGACTCGGGGTCGACGCCGTGGTGCTCGTAGAACCGGCGGTCCTCGATCGAGACGATGGCCTGGCGCATGATCTTGGGGATCTGCTTGGCGCTGACGACCTGCCGGTTCTGGTTGTAGAACGTGGCGATCGTGGTGCCGTCCGCCGCGTACATCACCGAGGCCTGCTCGGGGATGCCGGCCTCGACGTCACAGGGCTGGTCGTCGAAGGCCTGGACGCTGTTGCGGGCGGCGAGGCCGAGCCCGCCGGTCACCGGCAACAACACCGCCGCGACGAGTACTCCGGTGACGCCGACCGCCGCTGTGAGCTGTACGACACCTAGGGATTTCCGCAGGAACGGACCAGCCATGCGGTGCAGACTACGGCCAACGGCTGACGTTCACCGCC of the Mycobacteriales bacterium genome contains:
- a CDS encoding transglycosylase domain-containing protein, with product MAGPFLRKSLGVVQLTAAVGVTGVLVAAVLLPVTGGLGLAARNSVQAFDDQPCDVEAGIPEQASVMYAADGTTIATFYNQNRQVVSAKQIPKIMRQAIVSIEDRRFYEHHGVDPESLLRAVVKNQQAGEVVQGGSTLTMQYIKNVRLYQAKTLEEQKEAIDQSPGRKLIEARCALELENKETKDEILTNYLNITYFGASAYGVEKASRTYFGKSATKLTVPEAALLAGLVQSPIRYDPYKSKTAAKARRDTVLNDMQSLGYISAAQAKAAKASAVHIVPKPRSSGKDCANSTTKIINAGFFCDYAKAALTAAGFPQDRLETGGLKIYTTLNPKIQNSVQGAMPFDVWAGKKSAAVTDIIQPKTGNVLAFGVSRKYGINTKDPNVTSNPLNTSATAGSGSTYKVFTLVSALQNKVPLEAFNITVGNTYTSQVCKNGNDPYTVVNAGNYKEGPYNLDVATYESVNTFFVALLDQRFNCDLTGPVHVAQAMGMKQTLSAKRPNSNLTEAQAYIKGKSASFTLGPNGTSPLELSSAYATLANDGRYCPPTPLAKIIGADGKAIGLPERSCQQVITAGIAHTVTTVLEKDTSHSGGTAVGSFAGLVGAGRPIAGKTGTASGRKPGDDKRATGNSAAWFVGYTPDYAGATAVFDPKNTSIALTDVPGSGSVFGRYSADIWRKAMQPFLADHTWSFPAADPAVVNGDSVPVPSVTGLDPNAAVAVLQANGFQARVDPTKKDSAVPPGHVAEQSPSGRASRGQVVTLYLSTGKGAAVPIPGQPLPPGVTPPTPPGRGGGGRGGGGGGGGGNN